GGACTATGGCGCTGCTCAAACGGGTACTCGAAATCGAACGGGGCAACATTGACCGTGCTGTGATCGCCGCCGTGCGGGAGCGAGCGGCTAAAAAACGCCTTCAACACCGGTACATTGTCGAGTGGCTGGTGGGGAAAGACCGTGACATGCATCCGATCCCAGCGCCATTCGGTCGGCGGTGCTCCCTGGCGGCTACGCACCTCCTCAAGCGCGTCGCGAAACGTCTCGGCGACAATCTGGGCGCACGTTTCCGACAGCGATGTTGTGGTATCGTCGCACCACGGGCTGGGCTCACTGAGGACCTGCTGGATGAACGGACGGGAAAAGGTAAATCGTTCTTCGTAGCGCTCGATCAATCTCGCGCCAAGCTCATCGGCTGCAATAGCTCGCGTTAATCGCGAGTACCAGACCTCAAAGATCGCTGCCGCCGCGCTATCGCCATTGGTATTGCCGTCCCACTGACGCAGCAGATCGAGTACCTGCTCCTCCTCGGCGGTCTGGGCGGCGGTCTGTTGGAGCAGGATCGGTAAGAGCTCGCGTGCATGAAGCGAGACGGTGTCGCCCTGGATCGCGGCAAAATCGCCGGGGCTGAGCTTATCTTTTGCCTCGATCAGCTCAGCGATCCGCTGGTAGCGGTACGGCGGCGCAAATTCCCGGCCCAGGAAGTATTGGTCGCTGGCGGGCGTGGGCCGGTTGTTCGCCGTCACGATCATATGGCTCGGCGGATTATACACATGCGGCAGCTCTTCAAATGGTACGCTGCCGGTCCACTCGTTCGCCCCCGACCAGCCCTCGACGGGGAGCGACCCATCATTACTGGCGCGGATCGGAATGCGGCCCGGCGCATAGTAGCCGATGTTCCCCGTGATGTCGGCGTAGACGAAGTTCTGGGAGGGCGCGACATAGCTCCGCAGCGCTTGCACGAATTGGTCCCAGTTTTGTGCCTGGTTGATGCCTAAGAACGCATCGAGCGTCGTATCCTGGGGATCGAGAGCCGTCCAGCGAAAGGCGAGCGGCTCCATCATCGGCTGGCGCTCTGTTTCGGGCAGGCTGGCATTGCTGGTGTTGAGCGCATCCGAGATCAGCGGGCCGTGGCGCGTGATGCGGACGCGGTGGATCACGTCTTCCGCGCCCTTGACTTTGATCGTCTCGGTGATGACCTGCATCGGCTCCATCTGCCCCTGAAACTCCGCCAGGGTCCCGGTCGGATCGAGCCGCTCACGATACAAATCCTGAACATCCGGCCCGACATTCGTCACGCCCCAGGCAATCGCCCGATTACGCCCGATCACAATGGTGGGCAGGCCCGGCAGCGTCGCGCCGATAACCTCATAGTCGGGCGCGGAGAGGTGCGCAAGGTACCAGATCGACGGGATGCGCGTGCCAAGGTGTGGGTCGTTGGCGAGCAGCGGCTTGCCCGACACGGTTTTCGTGCCGTCAACGACCCAGTTGTTCGATCCCAGGCCCTCACCGCTCCAGCCGACAGCGCCCATCAGCGAGCGAACCTCGGCGCCCAGCGTCAACAAGCCATCGTAGTCGCCGTTGGGTATGGCGGCGGTGATAATGCTCGGACTGGTTTCCGGCGTGTCCGGCAGCAGGGCAGCGGCTCGCTCCGGCCCAACTGCCCGAATGATGTCGGTCCGCAGCACCTCACTCGCCCAGTTGCCGCCAAGGTCCCAGGCCATCATCTTTTGCCACACCAGCACGTCAGGCCCCGTCCAGGGGGCGGGCGTCGTGCCGAGAAGGGTAAATTCGATGGGGAGCGCGCTGCTCGGCGCGGCGATAAACGCATTGATCCCCGCAACGTACGCCTCGACGGCTGCTCGCGAATCGGAGGAGAGCGCCTGCCACGATTGCTCGGCAGCGCGGTAGGTGCCAAGCGTGCGCAAGAACCGATCGGTATCACGGGTGCTCTCGCCGAGAATCTCGGACAGGCGGCCCTGCCCGATCCGGCGTTGAAACTCCATTTGCCAGAGCCGGTCTTGCGCATGGACATACCCCAGGCCGAAGATCGCGTCATCCCGGCTTTGGGCAAAAACATGCGGGATCGCATCGACATCACGCACAATATCGATCGGCGCGTTTAATCCGGATACCTTGATCGTACCCGCGACCTGAGGCAGGGTGCGACGAAGAAATACGTAGCCACCCGCGCCCGTCACGAGCACAACGATAACCAGCAGGATAAGCAGCCAGCGGAACACACGAAGCGTACGGCGCATACGATCTCCAAATTTCTGCATTGAGAGGTGTCCATCATTATCGATACAATTATCGCTGTGGTCAAGTGTCCTTGCCTAGGGGCCGACCGCGCGGGAAATGGGCTAGCAGTAGCCGGGACTTTTGGCGCGACGGCGCGTGGCCTGTATCGAACGAGATCCGGCGATCGAACCGCCACACGCCGAGCCTGGCGTCGCATCTGCCGCCTACCAGCGCCTCGGCACGCCGCGATCCGCTGCGTTGCGCCAGGTGTTCCGCGCAGGTCGAGCACATCGGTGGTATGCTTCAGCAGGTTCGCTTGAGAAGGAGGACGCGGTGCAAAAAGCACGCCTGTCGTCGGCTGCTGAGCAGCCCACGCCGGAAGATATGCCGCCGGATGCCTCGCCGCGAGGAACGTCGTCCGCGCAATTGCTGATCATCATGGCGGCAATCTTTATGGTGAGCGCTGAAGCTCGCGTTATTTCGCCGCTGCTTCCGGCAATAGCCGGAGAGTTCGTCACGCCGGTTGCCCGCACTGGCATCTTGATTACGGCCTACACGCTGCCGTATGGCGTGTTCCAGATTGTGTACGGGCCGCTCGCGGATCGCTTCAGTCGGCAGCGGGTGATGGGCGTTGCCCTGGCGCTGTTCGCGCTCGGAACATTTGTCAGCGCCCTGGCTCCTGATCTGCTGACGCTGACGCTGTTACGGCTTGGCACAGGAGCAGCCGCAGCCGGAGTTATTCCGATTGCGCTGGCGTATGTCGGCGATGCCGTGCCCTACTCCGAGCGCCAGGCGACGCTGGGACGAGTGATCAGCGTCGCGTCACTTGGCGGCGTGCTATCGGCAGCACTGGGCGGCATTATCGCGACGATCGCCAGCTGGCGGACGCTCTTTCTGACGTACGGGATCATCGCGCTGGCGGTCGCCGCCGTGCTGCTGCGCACGCCCGTGAAGCGCGCTCGCGCGTCCGTGCCACGTGGGCGAGGAGTCTTCGGCCCGTATCGCGCGATTTTTCAGCACGCCGGGGCGCGGGCGTACGCGCTGTACGCGATCGTCTTTCTGGAGGGCCTGACGGCGACCGGCACGGTGGGCTACCTTGGCGCGCTGCTGTTCGAGCGCGATCAGCTCAGCTACGCGACGATCGGCCTGCTGCTGATGCTGAGCGGCGTCGCCAGCATGGTCACGGCGCGCCGCGTCGGTCAGCTCGTGGCGCGCATCAGCGAGCGCGGGATGGTGCTCGTGGGCGGCTCCTGCCTCACGATCTCGTATCTGCTCATCCCGTTCCGCCCGACGTTCGTCTGGTTTCCCATCGCGATGGTGCTGGGCGGCGCAGGCTTTGTGATCGCGCATAGCACGCTGCAAACACGGGCCACAGAGCTGGTGCCGGATCTGCGCGGGACCGCCGTGTCGCTCTTTGCGTTCTCCTTGTTTCTCGGCGGCGGCCTGGGCACCTACCTGGCCGGGCTTGCGATCGAGCACTGGGGATTTTCCGCGACGCTGGCTGGGACCGCCCTGGCGCTTGCGCTCTTTACGATGCTCGCGCTGCCGCTCCTGCGCATCGTCCAGCGGCCATAGCCGGAGCGCTAGACGCGGCCTGTCGGGCGAGCAGCGCCGCCCAGAGCGCATCGTGGGCGGCGGCGCGGCCAATAGAGGCCGGCCAGACCGGCGCCGACGATCAGCACATCTGCATCGTTGCTCATGGATCTTCCTGTGACGACTCCCGCGCTGGCGCGCTGCGTCGGCTATCCGTTTCGCCAGCGTGGGGAGTGTGATCCTCTGTGCCAGGGCCTACACCTCGCGGCAAGACATCGGACAGCAGCGAACATGGTACTGGCAGCTCTAGACCATGCTGCGATCCGTGTGATACGGTGTATGGGGTTGACAAAGCTCCCTATACTACCCGTGGTCTGTGCGTGGTTGCAGTATACCACAGGCGTTTTCGTCAACGCTCACGCTGCTCAAGCGCGTGAAGGGCTTCTATCTCAGGGCTACAGCGCAACGACGCCCGCCTATTTCTACCGACGAAGGGAGGAAACGGCAATGCCCCTGCCGGGATGCCTGTTGGGCCACATCGGCGGTTCCTTTGCCTGATTTTTATGAAGATGACTGATGTTCACCAGCACGCAGATCGGTCGGACATACCACAGACCTTGCATGAGCTTCTCCGTTGGCGGGCGCTCCATCAGCCGCATCGACTGGCCTACAGCTTTGTATCGGATGGAGCGACCAGCGCCGTCGAGCTGACCTATGGAGAGCTGGATCGCAAGGCTCAGGCAATTGCTGGGCTGCTCCAGCAAACTACCGCGATTGGCGAGCGAGTCGTCCTGCTCTATCCGCCAGGAATCGAGTACATTGCCGCGTTCTTCGGCTGCCTCTACGCAGGCGCGATTGCCGTTCCCGCCTATCCGCCCGCGCTGAACCGTAGCCGCACGCGCATCCAGAGCATTGTGGCAGACGCGCAGCCGACAGCGGTGCTCGCCACCGCCCGGATCATCTCGAAGATGCAGCGACAATCGGATGATCTGCTCAGCCTGGCTGCCCTGCGCTGGCTGGCAACGGATGATCTGCCTGACGACGCAGCTTTGGATTGGACGCCGCCCGCGCTGGCTCCTGAGCGTATCGCCTTTTTGCAGTACACCTCAGGCTCCACGTCGACGCCAAAAGGCGTGATGCTGACGCATCGCAATCTGCTGGAGAACGTCCGCCAGATCGAGCGCTGCTTCGAGCACACGCCCGATAGTCGCGGCGTGATCTGGCTGCCGCCGTACCACGACATGGGCCTGATCGGCGGGATCTTACAGCCGCTCTACGCCGGATTTCCCGTCACGCTCATGTCGCCGATGACGTTTCTTCAGAGTCCGATCCGCTGGCTTCAGGCGATCGATCACGTCCGGGCTACCACCAGCGGCGGGCCGAACTTTGCCTATGATCTGTGTGCCAGC
The nucleotide sequence above comes from Herpetosiphonaceae bacterium. Encoded proteins:
- a CDS encoding penicillin acylase family protein — translated: MRRTLRVFRWLLILLVIVVLVTGAGGYVFLRRTLPQVAGTIKVSGLNAPIDIVRDVDAIPHVFAQSRDDAIFGLGYVHAQDRLWQMEFQRRIGQGRLSEILGESTRDTDRFLRTLGTYRAAEQSWQALSSDSRAAVEAYVAGINAFIAAPSSALPIEFTLLGTTPAPWTGPDVLVWQKMMAWDLGGNWASEVLRTDIIRAVGPERAAALLPDTPETSPSIITAAIPNGDYDGLLTLGAEVRSLMGAVGWSGEGLGSNNWVVDGTKTVSGKPLLANDPHLGTRIPSIWYLAHLSAPDYEVIGATLPGLPTIVIGRNRAIAWGVTNVGPDVQDLYRERLDPTGTLAEFQGQMEPMQVITETIKVKGAEDVIHRVRITRHGPLISDALNTSNASLPETERQPMMEPLAFRWTALDPQDTTLDAFLGINQAQNWDQFVQALRSYVAPSQNFVYADITGNIGYYAPGRIPIRASNDGSLPVEGWSGANEWTGSVPFEELPHVYNPPSHMIVTANNRPTPASDQYFLGREFAPPYRYQRIAELIEAKDKLSPGDFAAIQGDTVSLHARELLPILLQQTAAQTAEEEQVLDLLRQWDGNTNGDSAAAAIFEVWYSRLTRAIAADELGARLIERYEERFTFSRPFIQQVLSEPSPWCDDTTTSLSETCAQIVAETFRDALEEVRSRQGAPPTEWRWDRMHVTVFPHQPLDNVPVLKAFFSRSLPHGGDHSTVNVAPFDFEYPFEQRHSPGYRQIIDLANLEGGQFLHSVGQSGHVLSPHYADYLADWKAIRYRPMRMERTTIDAAAQGTLRLTP
- a CDS encoding MFS transporter, coding for MQKARLSSAAEQPTPEDMPPDASPRGTSSAQLLIIMAAIFMVSAEARVISPLLPAIAGEFVTPVARTGILITAYTLPYGVFQIVYGPLADRFSRQRVMGVALALFALGTFVSALAPDLLTLTLLRLGTGAAAAGVIPIALAYVGDAVPYSERQATLGRVISVASLGGVLSAALGGIIATIASWRTLFLTYGIIALAVAAVLLRTPVKRARASVPRGRGVFGPYRAIFQHAGARAYALYAIVFLEGLTATGTVGYLGALLFERDQLSYATIGLLLMLSGVASMVTARRVGQLVARISERGMVLVGGSCLTISYLLIPFRPTFVWFPIAMVLGGAGFVIAHSTLQTRATELVPDLRGTAVSLFAFSLFLGGGLGTYLAGLAIEHWGFSATLAGTALALALFTMLALPLLRIVQRP